One genomic window of Sarcophilus harrisii chromosome X, mSarHar1.11, whole genome shotgun sequence includes the following:
- the LOC100924695 gene encoding olfactory receptor 13H1-like has product MDGLQRTNYSDITEFILVGFSQRPHVQAAFFSGLLCLYLVTFLGNGLIVIVIQRDPQLHTPMYFFLSNLSFLDICYSTSWEPYVLTQCFKDFPTISYTNCYALMTTSLFLGMTECLLLAVMAYDRFVAISNPLRYTVIMSNQVCLQMAMGTWISAFLLSVMPIIAIPANYCGHNIINHVMCEIQALLKLVCSDTPMSLILGLIISTFTLPLPFTFILISYICIVAAVIRIRSTEARFKAFSTCGSHLTVVTIFYGTAIYMYLKPQSKESQDQDKVISIFYGAVTPMLNPLIYTLRNKDVKGALRKLIGGKEKS; this is encoded by the coding sequence ATGGATGGGCTGCAGAGAACTAACTACTCTGACATCACAGAATTCATTCTGGTGGGCTTTTCCCAGAGGCCCCATGTGCAGGCCGCCTTCTTCTCCGGGCTCTTGTGCCTCTACCTGGTCACATTCTTGGGGAACGGTCTCATCGTCATTGTGATCCAAAGGGACCCTCAGCTTCATACCcccatgtattttttcctcagCAATCTGTCCTTCCTTGACATCTGCTATTCCACCAGCTGGGAGCCCTATGTGTTGACCCAGTGCTTCAAGGACTTCCCCACTATCTCCTACACCAACTGCTATGCCCTGATGACCACTTCCCTATTCCTGGGGATGACTGAGTGTCTCCTCCTTGCTGTCATGGCCTATGACCGGTTTGTTGCCATCTCCAACCCTCTGCGCTACACCGTCATCATGAGCAACCAGGTCTGCTTGCAGATGGCCATGGGCACCTGGATCAGTGCCTTCCTTTTGTCTGTAATGCCAATCATTGCCATTCCAGCTAATTACTGTGGGCACAACATCATCAACCATGTTATGTGTGAAATCCAAGCTTTGCTGAAGCTTGTCTGCTCTGACACCCCCATGAGCCTGATCCTGGGGCTGATCATTAGCACGTTTACTCTGCCCTTGCCTTTCACTTTTATCCTCATCTCCTACATCTGCATTGTGGCAGCTGTGATCAGGATCCGCTCCACAGAGGCCAGGTTCAAAGCTTTCTCCACCTGTGGTTCCCACTTGACAGTGGTGACCATATTTTATGGGACAGCCATCTATATGTACTTGAAGCCCCAATCTAAAGAGTCTCAGGACCAGGACAAAGTCATCTCAATATTTTATGGAGCAGTTACCCCTATGCTGAATCCTCTCATCTATACCTTAAGGAATAAGGATGTGAAAGGTGCCCTCAGGAAACTgattggagggaaagaaaaatcctGA